GGGCATGGCAAAACCTCATGGCGGCAGTTTAGAGTAACCTGCTCAGATTTTCGGTAATGTAGGTGCAGTAGGTGCTAGCGATAAGCTCTTCTCCTTCGGGGGAGGTATGCATGATGTCGCCGAAAAGGGTGGCATCTTCACCAAGCTGGAAAAAGTGCTTGTCGAAATCGATGAAATGAGCAAGCTTGCCCGCTATTTCCTGTTGGTACTTGTCATAGATAAAGGGCATGTTGTTGAACTGTTCTGACATGCCGCAGTTTTCCGGCTTGACGTACAGGTCTATGAACTTCCGCTCGACAGGAGAGGGGGTTTTCCTGCTATAGACAGTAGGTTGCAGGCCGGAAATAAACGTCGCTCCAGATGATTTCGCCAGACCCTCGAATTGCAGCAGACGGGAAAGATATGACTTTATCACCGCCCGCGGCGTGTTCTTTGCCAGAATGGCTCCTGGTGTCAACATCTGGGGAAGATCAAGGTCCTTGGTGTTGTGCAGTATCTGTGACCATCGCTCCATGTTGAAATGGTAGGTGATGCACTGGGTGTTCAGCAGATACGGATCCGACATTTGGCCGTAGAAGAGGTCATTAAAGCCGTCATGGGCGATAACGATGTCCGGCCGTAATTTCTGGCAGTACAGCATATAGTTGAAAATTTCATCAAGAACCACATTGCTCAATTGGGAGAAGTTGACCACGCTGAAATGGGTGTCCAGGCCATGTGCTGTGCAGTAGGCGTTTAACTTGTTTTCAAGCTGAACAGCGAATGTTTCTTCGAAAAGATTGTAATATGACCAGGCGGCGGAGCCGCCAAAAACAGCAATGACTTTGTGCTTAGGGTTTCTCCCAAGGTAGCGGTCGGTATCAAGGGGTATCCTGAAGCCGAACTCGTTGGTGGGTCCCATGCCGGTGCAGCGGTAGAGGTAGGTATACGGAAAGAAGTAGTAGCGGTTATCCAACCGCTCTCCAAGTGCATTATAAACATGAGTGTAAAGGTGTTTGTCCACCTGCTGGTTGATCACGGAAAAGGGGGGGTGGAAGAGCTTTCCTGAGGAAAGGGCATAATAGTAGATGAGCTTCGGCTTTTTGTCGTAGATCTTGTCGAGCATGATAACCAGTTCGTTGGGCACCCCCTCGAAGTATGGGTATGTTTCGTTCAAGGGCCCCTTGTTGACCCGGGTGTAGGCCACATACTCGTTGGAGCAATCACAGTAGGCAATCAGCCCGAACTTATCCAGTTCAAGAGTCTCCAGCGGTTGGATATTTTCCGCCAGTTCCCGTTGCCACGCTTCATGGCAACGGTAGCTGGCGGCGATAATCAGCGTATCCTCAACCTTCAGCCTATATGCCAACGAAAGCCTGACCCGGTCGATTTGGGCTTTGTTTGTCACATCCTTTGGCAACAAGAGCAGCGCATCCATTTATTTGTCCTTTATGATCAGGTAACTTCCAAGCACAGCGCAGTCCATGTCGCTCCACTCATAGGTTTTCAGCGCGTCGAAGGCGTTGTTGACGATGGGTTCCCCCCGGCGGTTGTATGAGGTATTCATAATGACTGGCACTCCTGTCAGTTTGTTGAACTCACTGATCAGGTCATAGTAGAGGGGATTGGTATGGCGGTTTACCAACTGTACCCGTGCAGTGCCGTCCACGTGGGTGACCGAGGGGATCTGCGCCCGTTTTTCCTCCCGCACCTTGCAGACCGAGAGCATGAAGTATTCGGGATCGCAGGGGGAGTGGATGGCGCCAATGTCGAAAAATTCATCGGCCCGTTCCTCCAGCACGGCGGGTGCAAACGGCCGGAACGGTTCCCGGAACTTGATCTTCTCGTTGACGATGGCCTGCATCTGCGGATTGGTCGGATCGGCCAGGATGCTGCGGCAACCAAGCGCCCGTGGCCCCCATTCAAAACGGGACTGCATCCAGCCAATCACCTTGCCAGCGGCAAGTAACCGTGCCACTTCCTGAATCAACTGCCGCTGGTCCGAATAGTAGGAATAAGGGGTATAGGTGCTTTTCAAAGCAGCTTCTATCTCCTCGTTCCGGTGCGCTTTGCCCAGGTACATGGAGGTGAGCGGCAGGTGATTTCGGTTCTTCAGCACCGCAAAGTTGTAATAGAGAGCTGCGCCCAGTGCTCCTCCAGCGTCCCCGGCTGCAGGATGGATATAGAGCCTGCAGTTCAGTTCCCGTTTAAGCCTGCCGTTGGCCAACGAGTTGAGCGCCACCCCTCCAGCCATACAAACATTGCTACAGCCGGTGCGTCTGATGGCTGTCCCCACCACATGGAGCAGGACCTCTTCGGTACACTTCTGGATGCTGGCGGCAATGTCAGCATAGTACCGGCACTTCTCAACATGGGCAGCTTCTTCCGGGGAATCGTCTGCCGGTTTGATCCTGAAGGGGGTCTCCGGTTGCCTCGGCGGACCAAACAGCTGGACTAGCCGGTCTGTGTAAGGCACTGTCTCAGGACATTTGAAATTGAAGCATTCTTGATCCAGACGGAAGGTTCCATCGTTCTCCAGGCTGAACCAGGGCATTATCTGGTCAAAAAAGCGCGGGGCTCCGAATCCGGCCATGCCCATTACCTTGTACTCGTCTTCGTCGACCTTGAAGCCTAACCATGCGGTAAAGGCGCTATAAAAGAGCCCCAGGGAATGGGGCAGGTCAAGGGAGGTCAGCCGCTCGATCATTCCCCCGTCGGCGTATGAGATAGACAAGGTTTCGAATTCACCCACGCCGTCGACGGTAACAATGGCGGCTTTATCAAATGGAGAGCAAAGAAAGGCAGCGCCGGCATGGGATTCATGATGTTTGACAAAACGCACTCGTTTGGGTGAGAAGCCCAACTCTGCCGCAATCCTGCTCTCCGGGGTGAACTTTCCTTTTTTGATCCAGGATCTTATGGTGTTGGAGAAGTATGCCCTGCTTCCGGGCAAGCTGGGCATTGCCGATTTGACGATACGCTCGAATTTTAAAAAAGGTTTCTCATAGAAGATTACGTGATCCACCTGATCAGCCGTGATGCCGGCCGTTTCCAGGCAGAATTTAACCGCCTGCACAGGCAGGCCTGGCTCATTCTTCAGCCGGGTGAAACGCTCTTCCTGGGCTGCGGCGATTACTTTGCCGTCCTTGAGCAGGGCGGCTGCCGAGTCGTGATAATCGAATGAGAGTCCGAGAATGTACATGCCCTACCTCTACAGTGGGTGGTTTCGTTTCGTCTTTACCAGACCAGATTGTCCCTGGTGTTTTTTCGCACTGTCTTCAGTTCATCTTCAGTTGCACCGGTAATTTCCAACAACCGTTCAATCTTGTGAGGGGCGAAGTTGATGCGGTCCCATTCGTAGGCCCGCAGGATACTCACGTCTTTAGTTGTCCACTCCTTGGAGGTTATCTGGCCGTAACGCCAGTCCACCTTGGGAATGGCTTCATTGCAGACTAAAAGTCCTTGTTCCTTGGCCAAGTAGTACAGCTTCGTTTTATAGAGGGGGACGGCGGCATAGATCTTCACATAATCGGCGCCGCACCGTTCGGCGAAGGCCACGGTCTCCCGGATTTCATCCCAGGTCTCGCCGGGAAAGCCGATGATGAAGTTGGCAATGCAGTAAATACCTTTTGCCTGGACCTTGGCGATGATTTCTGGAATGGCCGCCAGGTTTTTGATCGGCTTATTGACGATCTCTTTCAGTACCCGCTCATTGCCCGATTCGATGGCCACGTTGATGCCGACGCAGCCAGACTCCTTCATCAGTTCCAGCAACTCATCTGTGATGAGGAAGAGGGCGAAGGCCGAGGCAATCCACTTCAGTTCCAGCTTGCGGTCGATCATCTCCTGGAACAGGCGCCGGGCATAGTCGTTTTCTCCCAGCAGGATGTTATCTTCATCGAAAACGATGGAGCCGATGCCGTAGCGCTCCTTGAGAAAAAAAAGCTGATCGACCACATCCACCGGATCTCTGGTTCTCACCCGGCGCCCGGCGATGGTTTCCACCTGACAAAACGTACAACCGAAGGGACAGCCGCGGGTGGTGACCATGCGCACGTATGGATAGGCAGGGGGCATGTTTGAGGTAAAACTGCGCTGGGGCTTCTCGATGTAGGCTGCGTAGTCCACCAGTTCATAATCGGGCCAGGGAAGCACTGACAGGTCGTCAACCATGGCCTGCTGCTGTACCACCAGTTTGTCATGTCCAAAGGCAAGGCCTTTTTCCGGCAGGGGACCCCGTCCTTGCAGGTGCAGCAGCAGCTCCCGCAGCACATGCTCTCCCTCTCCGACCACGCAGTAATCGATGCTGGGGCAACATTCCAGTACATGCTCGGGCATGGTCGTGACATGGACCCCTCCAGCAATGACGGTAATGGCGTGATCCACCTCCTTGACCAGCCTGGCGGCTCGGTAGAGGGCTTGTTCGTATTCGCTGGTGAGGAGGGATAGGCCCACATAATCGGGGGCGAAAGCGGCGATTTCTGCCTTAAAAGCTTCCTGATCCATGTTGTGGAACTGGGCGTCGAGGACTTTTACCTCCACCAGATCCTTAACGACGGCTGCCAACAGGCAGAGGGTGGTCGGATCAAGGTTCCAGAGGGTGACGCTGTCATCCTTGTGCCAGCGCATGTTGGGGTAAGCGAGCAGCAGTCGCTTGCGCCTGGTGTCACTACTATGTTGAGTCTCAATGATCATAATCAAGTTGTTCCTGAGCTATCAGTTCACGTGCCGCTTGAAGTGCCCGCCGGTCATGTTCGGCCATGAGCAGGTCTTCCGTTTCCCCCGGTCCGAACCATCCCCAATTTTGCCCTTCACAGAGTTGCAGGGCATTTTTGTCCCCCCGGTAGTGTTCCATGAACAGATACAGCCGGCATTGGAGTCCTTGTACGGAAAAGGGTTGTTCCAAAACGAATCGAGGGGCGGTTAGACGGTAGCAGAGTTCTTCCTCCGTTTCGCGGATTACCGTTGCAATTGGTGATTCATGCTCCTCACAACCGCCGCCGAAAAAAGCCCAGTATCCGGGAAAGAAGGGGGCGTCATCCGTTCGGTGCTGCAGCAGGACTTTCTGTTGCCGGTCGTAGAGGAGAATGACAGCTACCCGGTGCATGGGCTAGCGCACCCCGACGCAAAGACAGATCAGGTAATGAGCCATTTTGCTGAAGCCGGTATGCACTACCTCATCATTCATGCTGAAGAGGAAGACATTCTTGAAGTACTTTTCCAGGGTCGCTTTCAGATCGTTGCCGCTTTTGCAGTTAACGTGG
This region of Geotalea daltonii FRC-32 genomic DNA includes:
- a CDS encoding carbamoyltransferase family protein yields the protein MYILGLSFDYHDSAAALLKDGKVIAAAQEERFTRLKNEPGLPVQAVKFCLETAGITADQVDHVIFYEKPFLKFERIVKSAMPSLPGSRAYFSNTIRSWIKKGKFTPESRIAAELGFSPKRVRFVKHHESHAGAAFLCSPFDKAAIVTVDGVGEFETLSISYADGGMIERLTSLDLPHSLGLFYSAFTAWLGFKVDEDEYKVMGMAGFGAPRFFDQIMPWFSLENDGTFRLDQECFNFKCPETVPYTDRLVQLFGPPRQPETPFRIKPADDSPEEAAHVEKCRYYADIAASIQKCTEEVLLHVVGTAIRRTGCSNVCMAGGVALNSLANGRLKRELNCRLYIHPAAGDAGGALGAALYYNFAVLKNRNHLPLTSMYLGKAHRNEEIEAALKSTYTPYSYYSDQRQLIQEVARLLAAGKVIGWMQSRFEWGPRALGCRSILADPTNPQMQAIVNEKIKFREPFRPFAPAVLEERADEFFDIGAIHSPCDPEYFMLSVCKVREEKRAQIPSVTHVDGTARVQLVNRHTNPLYYDLISEFNKLTGVPVIMNTSYNRRGEPIVNNAFDALKTYEWSDMDCAVLGSYLIIKDK
- a CDS encoding B12-binding domain-containing radical SAM protein, which translates into the protein MIIETQHSSDTRRKRLLLAYPNMRWHKDDSVTLWNLDPTTLCLLAAVVKDLVEVKVLDAQFHNMDQEAFKAEIAAFAPDYVGLSLLTSEYEQALYRAARLVKEVDHAITVIAGGVHVTTMPEHVLECCPSIDYCVVGEGEHVLRELLLHLQGRGPLPEKGLAFGHDKLVVQQQAMVDDLSVLPWPDYELVDYAAYIEKPQRSFTSNMPPAYPYVRMVTTRGCPFGCTFCQVETIAGRRVRTRDPVDVVDQLFFLKERYGIGSIVFDEDNILLGENDYARRLFQEMIDRKLELKWIASAFALFLITDELLELMKESGCVGINVAIESGNERVLKEIVNKPIKNLAAIPEIIAKVQAKGIYCIANFIIGFPGETWDEIRETVAFAERCGADYVKIYAAVPLYKTKLYYLAKEQGLLVCNEAIPKVDWRYGQITSKEWTTKDVSILRAYEWDRINFAPHKIERLLEITGATEDELKTVRKNTRDNLVW
- a CDS encoding NUDIX hydrolase; its protein translation is MHRVAVILLYDRQQKVLLQHRTDDAPFFPGYWAFFGGGCEEHESPIATVIRETEEELCYRLTAPRFVLEQPFSVQGLQCRLYLFMEHYRGDKNALQLCEGQNWGWFGPGETEDLLMAEHDRRALQAARELIAQEQLDYDH